A section of the Pimelobacter simplex genome encodes:
- a CDS encoding ArsR/SmtB family transcription factor: protein MTMTTDSADMALRRGAALFHGLADRNRLAIVRQLVAGERRVVDLTDSLGLAQGTVSGHLACLRDCGLVVGRPEGRQMFYSIAHPELMALIGAAEELLALTGDAVELCPSYGPDAPHAETTLITTKDVAP from the coding sequence ATGACAATGACAACGGATTCCGCCGACATGGCGTTGCGCCGCGGCGCTGCGCTGTTCCACGGCCTCGCGGACCGCAACCGGCTGGCGATCGTGCGTCAACTCGTCGCTGGCGAGCGTCGAGTAGTGGACCTCACCGATTCACTGGGGCTGGCACAGGGCACGGTTTCCGGGCATCTGGCCTGCCTACGCGACTGCGGTCTGGTGGTCGGTAGACCAGAGGGCCGACAGATGTTCTACTCCATCGCCCATCCCGAGCTGATGGCACTGATCGGCGCCGCTGAGGAACTGTTGGCTCTCACCGGTGACGCTGTAGAGCTCTGCCCGAGCTACGGGCCTGACGCCCCTCATGCCGAGACCACACTCATCACCACGAAGGACGTAGCACCGTGA